In Dryobates pubescens isolate bDryPub1 chromosome 19, bDryPub1.pri, whole genome shotgun sequence, the following are encoded in one genomic region:
- the VPS4A gene encoding vacuolar protein sorting-associated protein 4A gives MTTSTLQKAIDLVTKATEEDKAKNYEEALRLYQHAVEYFLHAIKYEAHSEKAKESIRAKCVQYLDRAEKLKEYLRSKDKQGKKPVKESQNDNKGSDSDSEGENPEKKKLQEQLMGAIMMEKPNVRWSDVAGLEGAKEALKEAVILPIKFPHLFTGKRTPWRGILLFGPPGTGKSYLAKAVATEANNSTFFSVSSSDLMSKWLGESEKLVKNLFELARQHKPSIIFIDEVDSLCGSRNENESEAARRIKTEFLVQMQGVGNSSDGILVLGATNIPWVLDSAIRRRFEKRIYIPLPEEAARAQMFRLHLGNTPHSLTNDDIQELARKTDGYSGADISIIVRDALMQPVRKVQSATHFKKVRGPSRTTPGASVDDLLTPCSPGDPGAIEMTWMDVPSDKLLEPTVCKSDMLRSLATTRPTVNTEDLLRVKKFTEDFGQEG, from the exons ATGACAACGTCCACCCTGCAG AAAGCCATCGACCTGGTCACCAAAGCCACCGAGGAGGACAAGGCCAAGAACTACGAGGAAGCACTGCGGCTGTACCAGCATGCTGTCGAGTACTTCCTGCACGCCATCAAAT ATGAGGCTCACAGTGAAAAGGCAAAGGAGAGCATCCGGGCCAAGTGTGTGCAGTACCTGGACCGGgcagagaagctgaaggagtACCTGCGCAGCAAGGACAAGCAGGGCAAGAAAcctgtcaaagagtcacagaatgacaaCAAGGG GAGCGACAGTGATAGTGAGGGCGAGAACCCCGAGAagaagaagctgcaggagcagctgatgg GTGCCATCATGATGGAGAAGCCCAACGTGCGGTGGAGTGATGTGGCCGGGCTGGAAGGAGCCAAGGAAGCCCTGAAGGAAGCTGTGATCCTGCCCATCAAGTTCCCACACTTGTTTACTG GGAAGCGCACACCTTGGCGAGGGATCCTGCTCTTTGGGCCGCCTGGCACTGGCAAATCCTACTTGGCCAAGGCTGTGGCCACCGAGGCAAACAACTCCACCTTCTTCTCTGTGTCATCCTCTGACCTGATGTCAAAATGGCTGGGAGAGAGCGAGAA GCTGGTGAAGAATCTCTTTGAGCTGGCAAGGCAGCACAAACCCTCCATCATCTTCATCGATGAGGTGGACTCGCTGTGTGGCTCCCGCAATGAGAATGAGAGCGAGGCAGCGAGGCGCATCAAGACTGAGTTCCTGGTGCAgatgcagg GTGTGGGCAACAGCAGCGATGGGatcctggtgctgggtgccaccaACATCCCCTGGGTGCTGGACTCGGCCATCAGGAGACG GTTTGAGAAGCGTATCTACATCCCCCtgcctgaagaggctgcccgcGCCCAGATGTTCAGGCTTCATCTGGGCAAcaccccacacagcctgaccaACGACGATATCCAGGAGCTGGCCCGCAAGACTGATGGCTACTCAGGGGCCGACATCAGCATCATCGTGCGGGACGCTCTCATGCAGCCTGTCCGCAAGGTGCAGTCAGCCACGCACTTCAAAAAG gtcCGTGGTCCATCCCGCACCACCCCTGGTGCTTCTGTGGATGACCTCCTGACACCGTGCTCGCCCGGTGACCCTGGTGCCATTGAGATGACCTGGATGGACGTGCCCAGCGACAAGCTATTGGAGCCCACTGTCTGCAAG TCGGACATGCTGCGCTCCCTGGCCACCACTCGCCCCACCGTCAACACTGAGGATCTGCTGAGGGTGAAGAAATTCACGGAGGATTTTGGGCAGGAAGGTTAa
- the PDF gene encoding peptide deformylase, mitochondrial, with protein sequence MMAAALAAGRWLAGSVPRGSLVRRCGSAAGWGERERSYWRALRRRVLGPPAPPFTAPCQVGTPVLRATAAAVDPQQLGGPELQELTAALARGLRRLPCLGLSAPQLGVPLRVFAAELSAERCCQYPPELRRAHCIEPFPLRVLINPALRVLDARLVTAPEGCASLRGFSAYVPRHWAVHVSGVDEHGEPVSWEATGWAARIIQHEMDHLDGVLYIDRMDTHTFTNVSWMQLLD encoded by the exons ATGATGGCAGCGGCGCTAGCGGCAGGGCGGTGGCTGGCGGGGAGCGTTCCGCGGGGATCCTTGGTCCGCAGGTGCGGGTCCGCGGCGGGCTGGGGCGAGCGAGAGCGCTCGTACTGGCGGGCGCTGCGGCGGAGGGTGTTGGGGCCGCCCGCGCCGCCGTTCACCGCCCCCTGCCAGGTGGGAACCCCGGTGCTACGGGCCACCGCCGCCGCGGTGGACCCGCAACAGCTGGgtggccctgagctgcaggagttgACGGCAGCGCTGGCCCGCGGCTTGCGGCGGCTGCCGTGCCTGGGGCTGAGCGCGCCGCAGCTGGGGGTACCGCTGCGGGTCTTCGCCGCCGAGCTGTCTGCCGAGCGCTGCTGCCAGTATCCGCCAGAGCTCCGCCGCGCACACTGCATCGAGCCCTTCCCACTCCGCGTGCTCATCAACCCTGCGCTCCGTGTCCTCGACGCCCGTCTCGTCACTGCTCCcgagggctgtgccagcctcagAGGCTTCTCTGCCTATGTGCCGCGACACTGGGCTGTCCACGTCTCTG gtgtggaTGAGCACGGGGAGCCAGTGAGCTGGGAGGCAACAGGCTGGGCTGCCCGCATCATCCAGCATGAGATGGACCATCTGGATGGGGTCCTGTACATCGACCGCATGGACACCCACACCTTCACCAACGTCTCCTGGATGCAGCTCCTGGACTGA
- the COG8 gene encoding conserved oligomeric Golgi complex subunit 8 produces MAAAAAAEEARLLAWLRGPAAVGPGGPELSAYVSELAALGLAELGREPARLAAERARVGAETRRLAFEHYRAFIRSAECTGRAGRGFGGIESRLGSLLDRLPALQDACRNFMRDAEEIACSRRMNSLTLNRHTEILEILEIPQLMDTCVRNGYYEEALELAAYVRRLERKHSSIPVIQSIVEEVRQSTQLMLNQLIQQLRTNIQLPACLRVIGYLRRMDVFTEAELRIKFLQARDAWLHSIQASIPDNDPYFHITKTIEACRVHLFDIITQYRAIFSDEEPLLPSEGQTLNEGAIFHGWVLQKVSEFLRTLEQDLQRGVGSRLDSLLGQCMYFGLSFSRVGADFRGQLAPLFQHVATAAFKKAVEEAVEKFREEMNSYTLISTPAVLGGSAGVPVPVAQPGTLQPPMVLLDFPPLACFLNGLLVAFNDLRLCCPIAVAQDVTTCLEDALGEVTKTILIFHRAEEAAFSAREQELFAQFCTAFLEDLLPYLNRCLQVLFPPAQIAQALGIPPTQLQRLGRLGRIDVDALREPLAFLLPALSEEEPAQESPPRPPGEEEPLPRSPLPVVDIPERAPLPDIPPATE; encoded by the exons atggcggcggcggctgcagcagaggaggcccggctgctggcctggctgcgcGGCCCGGCGGCGGTGGGGCCCGGCGGCCCTGAGCTCTCCGCTTACGTGTCCGAGCTGGCGGCGCTGGGGTTGGCGGAGCTGGGCCGGGAGCCGGCGCGGTTGGCGGCGGAACGGGCGCGGGTCGGGGCGGAGACGCGCCGCTTGGCCTTCGAGCATTACCGGGCCTTCATCCGGTCCGCTGAGTGCACCGGCCGTGCCGGCCGCGGCTTCGGCGGCATCGAGAGCCGGCTCGGTAGTCTGCTGGACCGCCTGCCTGCATTGCAGGATGCCTGCCG GAACTTCATGCGCGATGCCGAGGAGATCGCCTGCAGCCGGCGCATGAACAGCCTGACGCTGAACCGGCACACGGAGATCCTGGAGATCTTGGAGATCCCACAGCTCATGGACACCTGCGTCCGCAACGGCTACTACGAGGAGGCTCTGGAGCTCGCTGCCTACGTGCGCCGGCTGGagagaaagcacagcagcatcccTGTCATCCAG AGCATTGTGGAGGAGGTGCGCCAGTCCACCCAGCTGATGCTGAACCAGCTGATCCAGCAGCTCCGCACCAACATCCAGCTGCCCGCCTGCCTGCGGGTCATCGGTTACCTGCGCCGCATGGACGTCTTCACGGAGGCTGAGCTGCGCATCAAGTTCTTGCAGGCACGAGATGCCTGGCTGCACTCCATCCAGGCCTCCATCCCTGACAATGACCCCTACTTCCACATCACCAAGACCATTGAGGCCTGCCGTGTCCACCTCTTTGATATCATCACCCAGTATCGTGCCATATTCTCTGATGAGGAGCCGCTCCTGCCCTCTGAGGGGCAGACACTAAATGAGGGGGCCATCTTCcatggctgggtgctgcagaaggTTTCTGAGTTCCTGCGGACGCTGGAGCAGGATCTTCAGCGTGGGGTGGGCAGCCGCCTGGACTCGCTGCTGGGGCAATGCATGTACTTTGGCCTCTCCTTCAGCAGGGTGGGAGCTGATTTCCGTGGGCAGCTGGCTCCCCTCTTCCAGCATGTCGCCACTGCTGCTTTCAAGAAGGCAGTAGAGGAGGCAGTGGAGAAGTTCCGGGAGGAGATGAATTCCTACACACTCATCTCCACTCCAGCTGTCctggggggcagtgctggggtgccAGTGCCTGTGGCCCAGCCAGGGACTCTGCAGCCacccatggtgctgctggactTCCCGCCTCTTGCCTGCTTCCTCAATGGCCTCCTAGTCGCTTTCAATGACCTGCGTCTCTGCTGCCCCATTGCCGTGGCCCAGGATGTCACCACCTGCCTGGAGGACGCATTGGGCGAG GTTACCAAAACCATCCTTATCTTCCACCGTGCAGAGGAAGCAGCTTTCAGTGCCCGGGAGCAGGAGCTCTTTGCCCAGTTCTGCACAGCCTTCCTGGAAGACCTCCTGCCCTACCTGAACCGTTGCCTCCAGGTCCTCTTTCCCCCAGCACAGATTGCACAGGCACTGG GTATCCctcccacccagctgcagcGCCTTGGCCGCCTGGGCCGCATCGACGTGGATGCCCTCAGGGAGCCATTGGCTTTCCTTCTGCCAGCACTAAGTGAGGAAGAGCCAGCCCAGGAAAGCCCCCCACGTCCCCCAGGGGAAGAGGAGCCTTTGCCCAGGAGCCCCCTGCCTGTGGTGGACATCCCAGAGAGGGCTCCACTGCCAGACATCCCACCGGCCACAGAGTAG
- the NIP7 gene encoding 60S ribosome subunit biogenesis protein NIP7 homolog: protein MRPLTEAETRAVFEKLGRYIGENIQLLVDRPDGTYCFRLHRDRVYYLSEKLLKVAASIPRESLVSLGTCFGKFTKSQKFRLSVTALDFLAPYAKYKVWVKPGSEQSFLYGNHVLKSGLGRITENTAQYQGVVVYSMADVPLGFGVAAKSTQECRKVDPMAIVVFHQADVGEYVRNEDTLT, encoded by the exons ATGCGGCCGCTGACGGAGGCGGAGACGCGGGCGGTGTTCGAGAAGCTGGGGCGATA catcGGTGAGAACATCCAGCTGCTGGTGGACCGGCCCGATGGCACGTACTGCTTCCGCCTGCACCGTGACCGTGTCTACTACCTGAG tgagaagctgctgaaggtggCTGCGAGCATCCCACGGGAGAGCCTGGTGTCGCTGGGCACCTGCTTTGGGAAATTCACCAAGTCACAGAAGTTCCGGCTCAGTGTCACAGCCCTGGACTTTCTGGCACCCTATGCCAAG TACAAGGTGTGGGTAAAGCCTGGCTCAGAGCAGTCCTTCCTCTATGGCAACCACGTCCTGAAGTCAGGCCTGGGCCGCATCACAGAGAACACAGCCCAGTACCAGGGTGTGGTGGTGTACTCCATGGCTGATGTCCCACTG GGCTTTGGAGTGGCTGCCAAGTCCACACAGGAGTGCCGGAAGGTGGACCCcatggccatagtggtgttcCACCAGGCTGATGTTGGAGAATACGTGCGCAATGAGGACACGCTGACCTAA
- the TMED6 gene encoding transmembrane emp24 domain-containing protein 6, translating to MLLLVVLLVLLGPTGCPKTEPLSGSGQEPLFRGADHYNFAVVVAAGAVECFWQFAHQTGNFFFSYEVQRATGIGNSRNILVTATDPSGVQLGVSQHMRGQISFLTKETGFYQLCLDNHENHFGFVQVYLSFGVYYEGFNVEKEQPEEKKKLNNTLEAIEGSIHKLQIHIFHMWRFYNSGRMRKGADFFLLQSNYNYINWWSMAQSCVIVLSGVLQLYFLKRLFHGHTSSRQKC from the exons atgctgctgctggtggtgcttctGGTGTTGCTGGGCCCCACTGgctgccccaaaactgagcccctGAGCGGGTCGGGCCAGGAGCCCCTCTTCCGTGGGGCAGATCACTACAACTTTGCCGTCGTCGTCGCTGCTGGTGCCGTGGAGTGCTTCTGGCAGTTTGCACACCAGACTGGCAACTTCTTCTTCAGCTATGAG GTCCAGCGGGCAACAGGGATTGGCAATAGCAGGAACATCCTGGTCACAGCAACTGACCCCAGCGGTGTCCAGCTTGGCGTTTCCCAGCACATGCGAGGACAGATCAGCTTCCTCACCAAGGAGACAG GCTTCTACCAGCTGTGCCTGGACAACCATGAAAACCACTTTGGCTTCGTGCAGGTATATCTCAGCTTTGGTGTCTACTATGAAGGCTTCAATGTGGAAAAGGAGCagccagaagaaaagaaaaagctgaacaACACCCTGGAGGCAATTGAG GGCAGCATCCACAAGCTGCAGATCCACATCTTCCATATGTGGCGGTTCTACAACTCCGGCCGGATGCGGAAAGGGGCTGACTTcttcctcctgcagtccaacTACAACTACATCAACTGGTGGTCAATGGCTCAGAGCTGTGTCATTGTGCTCTCCGGGGTGCTCCAGCTCTACTTCTTGAAGCGCCTCTTCCACGGGCACACCTCCAGCAGGCAGAAGTGCTAG
- the TERF2 gene encoding telomeric repeat-binding factor 2: MVGRRQRLVRRGNMVASDGVSEEMVNALVLQFYFCQAMVAYRSGRRRDFRQLRDVMQALLVRPVSKEATVAQMLRIMQLLSRIEEGENLDCTFDKESELTPLESAIGVLELIQNEFSVAEKTMETVEKMVKEAAVIVCIKNREFEKASKIVKSHIGKEPKNQKKRAELLGIIREKNFTHPMVKNFSYKDFQQSVFHHLKSYMGDSEPLLLTVMKKNWNSEQSNGEKCSSGTPESANKPEEEDPDGAPDSAESAKDQVGAPSPAKRACGPAAAPGPVERADDPAAAPEPMDGATDPAATPEASVAVVNTLEDASMPMEIPNKPVSAAPELPRVPSGDLERLPSGAITTFGISTLREAFKVLSDLPDSDTLFTELDETDFSFPKQLSPSVSHRTKRRQEDENQHSKISDPPKIAHKGKCLLTISKIIMEQDNQCSELSTSPDSSQEPVVSSASRPVQKLHDQPVPAQSIKVSKGRWNSSCGEEEKDSWSEEDELFPDAASFTNDHSTSVFSSRKQRWTVQESQWIKEGVKKYGEGRWKVICQKYPFQNRTAVMIKDRWRTMKKLGIL, encoded by the exons atggtggggaggaggcagcgcTTGGTTCGGCGGGGAAACATGGTAGCGTCGGACGGCGTCTCCGAGGAGATGGTGAACGCCTTGGTCCTGCAGTTCTACTTCTGCCAGGCCATGGTGGCCTACCGCTCCGGCAGGCGCCGCGACTTCCGCCAGCTCCGCGACGTCATGCAGG CGCTGCTTGTGCGACCCGTATCGAAGGAGGCCACGGTAGCCCAGATGCTGCGTATAATGCAACTCTTGTCACGAATTGAGGAAGGCGAGAATCTCG ATTGCACTTTCGATAAGGAGTCAGAGCTCACTCCGCTTGAATCGGCCATCGGTGTCTTGGAGCTCATCCAGAATGAGTTCTCTGTGGCTGAGAAGACAATGGAAACTGTTGAGAAGATGGTGAAGGAAGCT gCCGTTATTGTCTGCATCAAAAACAGAGAGTTTGAGAAAGCTTCCAAAATTGTCAAGAGTCATATTGGGAAGGAACCCAAAAACCAA AAGAAgagggctgagctcctgggtATCATCCGGGAGAAGAACTTCACTCACCCAATGGTCAAAAACTTCTCCTACAAGGACTTCCAGCAGAGTGTGTTTCATCACCTGAAGAGCTACATGGGTGATTCAGAGCCGCTGCTCCTGACG GTAATGAAGAAAAATTGGAATTCAGAACAAAGCAATGGAGAAAAATGCTCCTCAGGGACTCCTGAGTCTGCAAATAAACCAGAGGAGGAGGACCCAGATGGAGCTCCAGATTCTGCAGAAAGCGCAAAGGACCAGGTgggagctcccagccctgccaaaaGGGCATGtggtcctgcagcagctcctgggcctgTGGAAAGAGCTGAtgaccctgcagcagctcccgaGCCTATGGATGGAGCTACTGACCCTGCAGCGACTCCTGAAGCTTCAGTGGCAGTGGTTAATACCTTGGAAGATGCTTCAATGCCTATGGAAATACCTAACAAACCAGTATCAGCAGCTCCAGAACTCCCAAGAGTGCCCTCTGGAGACTTGGAAAG gCTGCCCTCTGGAGCCATCACCACGTTTGGGATTTCTACTCTCAGAGAAGCCTTCAAGGTCCTGTCTGACTTGCCGGATTCGGACACACTCTTCACTGAACTGGACGAAACAGACTTTTCTTTCCCCAAGCAACTGTCTCCTTCTGTATCCCACAGAACCAAGAGACGGCAAGAAGACGAGAATCAACATTCTAAGATCTCAGACCCTCCTAAAATAGCCCATAAGGGCAAATGCTTGTTGACCATAAGCAAAATTATCATGGAGCAAGACAACCAGTGCAGCGAGTTGAGCACGAGCCCAGATTCTTCCCAGGAGCCAGTTGTATCCTCTGCTTCCAGACCCGTTCAGAAATTGCATGATCAGCCTGTGCCTGCACAGAGCATCAA GGTCTCCAAGGGACGGTGGAACAGCTCTTGtggtgaagaagaaaaagatagCTGGAGCGAGGAGGATGAACTCTTCCCGGATGCAG CATCATTCACAAATGACCACAGCACTTCAGTGTTCAGTTCCAGAAAACAG AGATGGACAGTGCAGGAGAGCCAGTGGATCAAAGAGGGTGTGAAGAAGTATGGAGAGGGGCGATGGAAGGTCATTTGCCAGAAATACCCCTTCCAGAACCGCACAGCAGTGATGATCAAGGATCGTTGGCGGACCATGAAAAAGCTGGGAATCCTCTGA